Proteins co-encoded in one Chiroxiphia lanceolata isolate bChiLan1 chromosome 21, bChiLan1.pri, whole genome shotgun sequence genomic window:
- the SH2D3C gene encoding SH2 domain-containing protein 3C isoform X4, with the protein MTERCSLWSALSAAACCFYRGSFMQVQFSKEKYILDSSPEKLHKELEEELKLSSTDLRSHAWYHGRIPREVSESLVQRNGDFLIRDSLTSLGDYVLTCRWRNEPLHFKINKVTVKSSDGHTRVQYLFEQESFDNVPALVRFYVGNRKAISEQSGAIVYCPINRTFPLRYLEASYGLANGKHGGPHSPSTQKGGHIKRRSITMTDGLTADKITRAEGCPTSVSLPHHRDIIRNCAVSVDQIQDLHSPMSPISENPASPAYSTVTRLKPHACQAAGITPTSPVIRRSSEPQLCHGNNSKPLPDPAHSSHSTPCHGYARASPSPSVNSYSDPDSGHYCQLHPTSPISRDRPAHDTKQMPTKSYVERLKVEEGQRGTVENSSGEAEAGQRLKAEPDFMGFVPPAMETTSSFNPAAFQSLLIPLENKPLEMTVLKKVKELLAEVDVKTLAKHITKVDCLVARILGVTVEMQRLMGVSSGMELLTLPHGHQLRLDLLERFHTMSIMIAVDILGCTGSTEERAALLHKTIQLAAELKSTMGNMFSFAAVMNALEMTQIARLEQTWMVLRQRHTEGAILYEKKLKPFLKSLNEGKEGPPLTNTTFPHIIPLVTLLERDKALTDSLEPWEATDNGVEVVMAHLEAARMVAHHGGLYHTNAEVKLQGFQGRAELLEIFSTEFQLRLLWGSRGAESSQAERYEKFDKVLTALSHKLEPAVRFSEL; encoded by the exons ATGACCGAGCGGTGCAGCCTGTGGAGCGCCCTGTCCGCGGCCGCCTGCTGCTTCTACCGCGGCTCCTTCATGCAGGTGCAG TTCTCCAAGGAGAAATACATCCTCGACTCATCACCAGAGAAGCTTCAcaaggagctggaagaggagctTAAGCTGAGCAGCACCGACCTGCGCAGCCATGCCTGGTACCACGGCCGCATCCCCCGGGAG GTGTCCGAGAGCCTCGTGCAGAGGAACGGCGACTTCCTCATCCGCGACTCCCTCACCAGCCTGGGCGACTACGTGCTGACGTGCCGCTGGCGCAACGAGCCCCTCCACTTCAAGATCAACAAGGTGACGGTCAAGTCCAGCGACGGCCATACCCGTGTCCAGTACCTCTTTGAGCAGGAGAGCTTTGACAACGTGCCCGCCCTCGTCCGCTTCTACGTGGGCAACCGCAAGGCCATCTCCGAGCAGAGTGGAGCCATCGTCTACTGCCCCATCAACCGCACCTTCCCCCTGCGCTACCTGGAAGCCAGCTATGGGCTGGCCAACGGGAAGCACGGGgggccccacagcccctccactCAGAAAGGGGGGCACATCAAGAGGAGGAGCATCACCATGACAGACGGCCTGACCGCAGACAAGATCACCAGGGCTGAGGGGTGCCCGACCAG tgtgtccctgcCCCACCACAGAGACATCATTCGCAACTGTGCTGTCAGTGTGGACCAGATCCAAGACCTGCACTCCCCGATGTCCCCCATCTCCGAGAACCCAGCGTCACCCGCCTACAGCACAG TTACACGGCTAAAGCCTCATGCCTGCCAAGCAGCCGGGATCACCCCAACCTCTCCAGTGATAAGAAGGTCCAGCGAGCCCCAACTGTGCCACGGGAACAACAGCAAACCTCTGCCAGaccctgcccacagctcccattcgactccctgccatgggtatGCCCGcgcctccccctctccctccgTGAACAGCTACAGCGACCCAGACTCAGGGCACTACTGCCAACTGCACCCCACCTCACCCATCAGCAGAGACCGGCCAGCTCATGACACCAAGCAGATGCCAACAAAGAGCTATGTGGAGAGGCTAAAGgtggaggaaggacagagaGGGACTGTGGAGAACAGTTCTGGGGAAGCAGAGGCAGGGCAGAGGCTGAAAGCAGAGCCGGACTTCATGGGCTTTGTGCCCCCCGCCATGGAAACGACTTCCTCCTTCAaccctgctgccttccagtCCCTGCTCATCCCCCTGGAGAACAAACCCCTGGAGATGACCGTGCTCAAGAAGGTCaaagagctgctggcagaggtggATGTGAAGACACTGGCCAAACACATCACCAAAGTGGACTGCCTG GTCGCCCGGATATTGGGTGTGACGGTGGAGATGCAGCGGCTCATGGGGGTGAGCTCTGGCATGGAGCTGCTCACCCTGCCCCACGGCCACCAGCTCCGCCTCGACCTGCTGGAACG GTTTCACACCATGTCCATCATGATCGCCGTGGACATCCTGGGCTGCACGGGCAGCACGGAGGAGCGGGCGGCCCTGCTCCACAAAACCATCCAGCTGGCTGCCGAGCTGAAGAGCACCATGGGCAACAtgttcagttttgctgctgtgatGAATGCCCTGGAAATGACACAG ATTGCCCGGCTGGAGCAGACCTGGATGGTGCTGCGGCAGCGGCACACGGAGGGTGCGATCCTCTATGAGAAGAAGCTTAAGCCATTCCTGAAGAGCCTGAATGAAGGGAAAG AAGGGCCGCCGCTGACCAACACCACCTTTCCCCACATCATACCCCTCGTGACTCTCCTGGAGCGGGACAAGGCTCTCACGGACAGCCTCGAGCCCTGGGAGGCCACCGACAACGGCGTGGAGGTGGTCATGGCCCACCTGGAGGCGGCACGGATGGTGGCCCACCATGGTGGGCTCTACCACACCAATGCTGAGGTGAAGCTGCAGG gtttCCAGGGCAGAGCGGAGCTGCTGGAGATCTTCAGCACCGAGTTCCAGCTGCGGCTGCTCTGGGGCAGCCGTGGggctgagagcagccaggcCGAGCGCTACGAGAAGTTCGACAAGGTCCTCACTGCCCTGTCCCACAAGCTGGAGCCAGCGGTGCGCTTTAGTGAGCTGTGA
- the SH2D3C gene encoding SH2 domain-containing protein 3C isoform X1: MNPSQTPLSKSQTEAPNPDPSPDMTTGVETADRDLLENRQERPDESSPDSHHDGLESGSEYVKFSKEKYILDSSPEKLHKELEEELKLSSTDLRSHAWYHGRIPREVSESLVQRNGDFLIRDSLTSLGDYVLTCRWRNEPLHFKINKVTVKSSDGHTRVQYLFEQESFDNVPALVRFYVGNRKAISEQSGAIVYCPINRTFPLRYLEASYGLANGKHGGPHSPSTQKGGHIKRRSITMTDGLTADKITRAEGCPTSVSLPHHRDIIRNCAVSVDQIQDLHSPMSPISENPASPAYSTVTRLKPHACQAAGITPTSPVIRRSSEPQLCHGNNSKPLPDPAHSSHSTPCHGYARASPSPSVNSYSDPDSGHYCQLHPTSPISRDRPAHDTKQMPTKSYVERLKVEEGQRGTVENSSGEAEAGQRLKAEPDFMGFVPPAMETTSSFNPAAFQSLLIPLENKPLEMTVLKKVKELLAEVDVKTLAKHITKVDCLVARILGVTVEMQRLMGVSSGMELLTLPHGHQLRLDLLERFHTMSIMIAVDILGCTGSTEERAALLHKTIQLAAELKSTMGNMFSFAAVMNALEMTQIARLEQTWMVLRQRHTEGAILYEKKLKPFLKSLNEGKEGPPLTNTTFPHIIPLVTLLERDKALTDSLEPWEATDNGVEVVMAHLEAARMVAHHGGLYHTNAEVKLQGFQGRAELLEIFSTEFQLRLLWGSRGAESSQAERYEKFDKVLTALSHKLEPAVRFSEL; encoded by the exons ATGAACCCCAGTCAGACCCCTCTGTCCAAGTCTCAGACAGAGGCACCGAACCCCGACCCAAGCCCTGACATGACAACAGGAGTGGAGACTGCTGACAGGGATCTGCTGGAGAACAGACAAGAACGTCCCGATGAGAGCTCCCCAGACAG CCACCACGATGGCCTGGAGTCGGGCAGTGAATATGTGAAG TTCTCCAAGGAGAAATACATCCTCGACTCATCACCAGAGAAGCTTCAcaaggagctggaagaggagctTAAGCTGAGCAGCACCGACCTGCGCAGCCATGCCTGGTACCACGGCCGCATCCCCCGGGAG GTGTCCGAGAGCCTCGTGCAGAGGAACGGCGACTTCCTCATCCGCGACTCCCTCACCAGCCTGGGCGACTACGTGCTGACGTGCCGCTGGCGCAACGAGCCCCTCCACTTCAAGATCAACAAGGTGACGGTCAAGTCCAGCGACGGCCATACCCGTGTCCAGTACCTCTTTGAGCAGGAGAGCTTTGACAACGTGCCCGCCCTCGTCCGCTTCTACGTGGGCAACCGCAAGGCCATCTCCGAGCAGAGTGGAGCCATCGTCTACTGCCCCATCAACCGCACCTTCCCCCTGCGCTACCTGGAAGCCAGCTATGGGCTGGCCAACGGGAAGCACGGGgggccccacagcccctccactCAGAAAGGGGGGCACATCAAGAGGAGGAGCATCACCATGACAGACGGCCTGACCGCAGACAAGATCACCAGGGCTGAGGGGTGCCCGACCAG tgtgtccctgcCCCACCACAGAGACATCATTCGCAACTGTGCTGTCAGTGTGGACCAGATCCAAGACCTGCACTCCCCGATGTCCCCCATCTCCGAGAACCCAGCGTCACCCGCCTACAGCACAG TTACACGGCTAAAGCCTCATGCCTGCCAAGCAGCCGGGATCACCCCAACCTCTCCAGTGATAAGAAGGTCCAGCGAGCCCCAACTGTGCCACGGGAACAACAGCAAACCTCTGCCAGaccctgcccacagctcccattcgactccctgccatgggtatGCCCGcgcctccccctctccctccgTGAACAGCTACAGCGACCCAGACTCAGGGCACTACTGCCAACTGCACCCCACCTCACCCATCAGCAGAGACCGGCCAGCTCATGACACCAAGCAGATGCCAACAAAGAGCTATGTGGAGAGGCTAAAGgtggaggaaggacagagaGGGACTGTGGAGAACAGTTCTGGGGAAGCAGAGGCAGGGCAGAGGCTGAAAGCAGAGCCGGACTTCATGGGCTTTGTGCCCCCCGCCATGGAAACGACTTCCTCCTTCAaccctgctgccttccagtCCCTGCTCATCCCCCTGGAGAACAAACCCCTGGAGATGACCGTGCTCAAGAAGGTCaaagagctgctggcagaggtggATGTGAAGACACTGGCCAAACACATCACCAAAGTGGACTGCCTG GTCGCCCGGATATTGGGTGTGACGGTGGAGATGCAGCGGCTCATGGGGGTGAGCTCTGGCATGGAGCTGCTCACCCTGCCCCACGGCCACCAGCTCCGCCTCGACCTGCTGGAACG GTTTCACACCATGTCCATCATGATCGCCGTGGACATCCTGGGCTGCACGGGCAGCACGGAGGAGCGGGCGGCCCTGCTCCACAAAACCATCCAGCTGGCTGCCGAGCTGAAGAGCACCATGGGCAACAtgttcagttttgctgctgtgatGAATGCCCTGGAAATGACACAG ATTGCCCGGCTGGAGCAGACCTGGATGGTGCTGCGGCAGCGGCACACGGAGGGTGCGATCCTCTATGAGAAGAAGCTTAAGCCATTCCTGAAGAGCCTGAATGAAGGGAAAG AAGGGCCGCCGCTGACCAACACCACCTTTCCCCACATCATACCCCTCGTGACTCTCCTGGAGCGGGACAAGGCTCTCACGGACAGCCTCGAGCCCTGGGAGGCCACCGACAACGGCGTGGAGGTGGTCATGGCCCACCTGGAGGCGGCACGGATGGTGGCCCACCATGGTGGGCTCTACCACACCAATGCTGAGGTGAAGCTGCAGG gtttCCAGGGCAGAGCGGAGCTGCTGGAGATCTTCAGCACCGAGTTCCAGCTGCGGCTGCTCTGGGGCAGCCGTGGggctgagagcagccaggcCGAGCGCTACGAGAAGTTCGACAAGGTCCTCACTGCCCTGTCCCACAAGCTGGAGCCAGCGGTGCGCTTTAGTGAGCTGTGA
- the SH2D3C gene encoding SH2 domain-containing protein 3C isoform X3: MTAVGRRFPTLGQGSHHDGLESGSEYVKFSKEKYILDSSPEKLHKELEEELKLSSTDLRSHAWYHGRIPREVSESLVQRNGDFLIRDSLTSLGDYVLTCRWRNEPLHFKINKVTVKSSDGHTRVQYLFEQESFDNVPALVRFYVGNRKAISEQSGAIVYCPINRTFPLRYLEASYGLANGKHGGPHSPSTQKGGHIKRRSITMTDGLTADKITRAEGCPTSVSLPHHRDIIRNCAVSVDQIQDLHSPMSPISENPASPAYSTVTRLKPHACQAAGITPTSPVIRRSSEPQLCHGNNSKPLPDPAHSSHSTPCHGYARASPSPSVNSYSDPDSGHYCQLHPTSPISRDRPAHDTKQMPTKSYVERLKVEEGQRGTVENSSGEAEAGQRLKAEPDFMGFVPPAMETTSSFNPAAFQSLLIPLENKPLEMTVLKKVKELLAEVDVKTLAKHITKVDCLVARILGVTVEMQRLMGVSSGMELLTLPHGHQLRLDLLERFHTMSIMIAVDILGCTGSTEERAALLHKTIQLAAELKSTMGNMFSFAAVMNALEMTQIARLEQTWMVLRQRHTEGAILYEKKLKPFLKSLNEGKEGPPLTNTTFPHIIPLVTLLERDKALTDSLEPWEATDNGVEVVMAHLEAARMVAHHGGLYHTNAEVKLQGFQGRAELLEIFSTEFQLRLLWGSRGAESSQAERYEKFDKVLTALSHKLEPAVRFSEL; the protein is encoded by the exons ATGACAGCGGTGGGCAGGAGGTTTCCcaccctgggacagggcag CCACCACGATGGCCTGGAGTCGGGCAGTGAATATGTGAAG TTCTCCAAGGAGAAATACATCCTCGACTCATCACCAGAGAAGCTTCAcaaggagctggaagaggagctTAAGCTGAGCAGCACCGACCTGCGCAGCCATGCCTGGTACCACGGCCGCATCCCCCGGGAG GTGTCCGAGAGCCTCGTGCAGAGGAACGGCGACTTCCTCATCCGCGACTCCCTCACCAGCCTGGGCGACTACGTGCTGACGTGCCGCTGGCGCAACGAGCCCCTCCACTTCAAGATCAACAAGGTGACGGTCAAGTCCAGCGACGGCCATACCCGTGTCCAGTACCTCTTTGAGCAGGAGAGCTTTGACAACGTGCCCGCCCTCGTCCGCTTCTACGTGGGCAACCGCAAGGCCATCTCCGAGCAGAGTGGAGCCATCGTCTACTGCCCCATCAACCGCACCTTCCCCCTGCGCTACCTGGAAGCCAGCTATGGGCTGGCCAACGGGAAGCACGGGgggccccacagcccctccactCAGAAAGGGGGGCACATCAAGAGGAGGAGCATCACCATGACAGACGGCCTGACCGCAGACAAGATCACCAGGGCTGAGGGGTGCCCGACCAG tgtgtccctgcCCCACCACAGAGACATCATTCGCAACTGTGCTGTCAGTGTGGACCAGATCCAAGACCTGCACTCCCCGATGTCCCCCATCTCCGAGAACCCAGCGTCACCCGCCTACAGCACAG TTACACGGCTAAAGCCTCATGCCTGCCAAGCAGCCGGGATCACCCCAACCTCTCCAGTGATAAGAAGGTCCAGCGAGCCCCAACTGTGCCACGGGAACAACAGCAAACCTCTGCCAGaccctgcccacagctcccattcgactccctgccatgggtatGCCCGcgcctccccctctccctccgTGAACAGCTACAGCGACCCAGACTCAGGGCACTACTGCCAACTGCACCCCACCTCACCCATCAGCAGAGACCGGCCAGCTCATGACACCAAGCAGATGCCAACAAAGAGCTATGTGGAGAGGCTAAAGgtggaggaaggacagagaGGGACTGTGGAGAACAGTTCTGGGGAAGCAGAGGCAGGGCAGAGGCTGAAAGCAGAGCCGGACTTCATGGGCTTTGTGCCCCCCGCCATGGAAACGACTTCCTCCTTCAaccctgctgccttccagtCCCTGCTCATCCCCCTGGAGAACAAACCCCTGGAGATGACCGTGCTCAAGAAGGTCaaagagctgctggcagaggtggATGTGAAGACACTGGCCAAACACATCACCAAAGTGGACTGCCTG GTCGCCCGGATATTGGGTGTGACGGTGGAGATGCAGCGGCTCATGGGGGTGAGCTCTGGCATGGAGCTGCTCACCCTGCCCCACGGCCACCAGCTCCGCCTCGACCTGCTGGAACG GTTTCACACCATGTCCATCATGATCGCCGTGGACATCCTGGGCTGCACGGGCAGCACGGAGGAGCGGGCGGCCCTGCTCCACAAAACCATCCAGCTGGCTGCCGAGCTGAAGAGCACCATGGGCAACAtgttcagttttgctgctgtgatGAATGCCCTGGAAATGACACAG ATTGCCCGGCTGGAGCAGACCTGGATGGTGCTGCGGCAGCGGCACACGGAGGGTGCGATCCTCTATGAGAAGAAGCTTAAGCCATTCCTGAAGAGCCTGAATGAAGGGAAAG AAGGGCCGCCGCTGACCAACACCACCTTTCCCCACATCATACCCCTCGTGACTCTCCTGGAGCGGGACAAGGCTCTCACGGACAGCCTCGAGCCCTGGGAGGCCACCGACAACGGCGTGGAGGTGGTCATGGCCCACCTGGAGGCGGCACGGATGGTGGCCCACCATGGTGGGCTCTACCACACCAATGCTGAGGTGAAGCTGCAGG gtttCCAGGGCAGAGCGGAGCTGCTGGAGATCTTCAGCACCGAGTTCCAGCTGCGGCTGCTCTGGGGCAGCCGTGGggctgagagcagccaggcCGAGCGCTACGAGAAGTTCGACAAGGTCCTCACTGCCCTGTCCCACAAGCTGGAGCCAGCGGTGCGCTTTAGTGAGCTGTGA
- the SH2D3C gene encoding SH2 domain-containing protein 3C isoform X2, whose product MNPSQTPLSKSQTEAPNPDPSPDMTTGVETADRDLLENRQERPDESSPDSHHDGLESGSEYVKFSKEKYILDSSPEKLHKELEEELKLSSTDLRSHAWYHGRIPREVSESLVQRNGDFLIRDSLTSLGDYVLTCRWRNEPLHFKINKVTVKSSDGHTRVQYLFEQESFDNVPALVRFYVGNRKAISEQSGAIVYCPINRTFPLRYLEASYGLANGKHGGPHSPSTQKGGHIKRRSITMTDGLTADKITRAEGCPTSVSLPHHRDIIRNCAVSVDQIQDLHSPMSPISENPASPAYSTVTRLKPHACQAAGITPTSPVIRRSSEPQLCHGNNSKPLPDPAHSSHSTPCHGYARASPSPSVNSYSDPDSGHYCQLHPTSPISRDRPAHDTKQMPTKSYVERLKVEEGQRGTVENSSGEAEAGQRLKAEPDFMGFVPPAMETTSSFNPAAFQSLLIPLENKPLEMTVLKKVKELLAEVDVKTLAKHITKVDCLVARILGVTVEMQRLMGVSSGMELLTLPHGHQLRLDLLERFHTMSIMIAVDILGCTGSTEERAALLHKTIQLAAELKSTMGNMFSFAAVMNALEMTQIARLEQTWMVLRQRHTEGAILYEKKLKPFLKSLNEGKGPPLTNTTFPHIIPLVTLLERDKALTDSLEPWEATDNGVEVVMAHLEAARMVAHHGGLYHTNAEVKLQGFQGRAELLEIFSTEFQLRLLWGSRGAESSQAERYEKFDKVLTALSHKLEPAVRFSEL is encoded by the exons ATGAACCCCAGTCAGACCCCTCTGTCCAAGTCTCAGACAGAGGCACCGAACCCCGACCCAAGCCCTGACATGACAACAGGAGTGGAGACTGCTGACAGGGATCTGCTGGAGAACAGACAAGAACGTCCCGATGAGAGCTCCCCAGACAG CCACCACGATGGCCTGGAGTCGGGCAGTGAATATGTGAAG TTCTCCAAGGAGAAATACATCCTCGACTCATCACCAGAGAAGCTTCAcaaggagctggaagaggagctTAAGCTGAGCAGCACCGACCTGCGCAGCCATGCCTGGTACCACGGCCGCATCCCCCGGGAG GTGTCCGAGAGCCTCGTGCAGAGGAACGGCGACTTCCTCATCCGCGACTCCCTCACCAGCCTGGGCGACTACGTGCTGACGTGCCGCTGGCGCAACGAGCCCCTCCACTTCAAGATCAACAAGGTGACGGTCAAGTCCAGCGACGGCCATACCCGTGTCCAGTACCTCTTTGAGCAGGAGAGCTTTGACAACGTGCCCGCCCTCGTCCGCTTCTACGTGGGCAACCGCAAGGCCATCTCCGAGCAGAGTGGAGCCATCGTCTACTGCCCCATCAACCGCACCTTCCCCCTGCGCTACCTGGAAGCCAGCTATGGGCTGGCCAACGGGAAGCACGGGgggccccacagcccctccactCAGAAAGGGGGGCACATCAAGAGGAGGAGCATCACCATGACAGACGGCCTGACCGCAGACAAGATCACCAGGGCTGAGGGGTGCCCGACCAG tgtgtccctgcCCCACCACAGAGACATCATTCGCAACTGTGCTGTCAGTGTGGACCAGATCCAAGACCTGCACTCCCCGATGTCCCCCATCTCCGAGAACCCAGCGTCACCCGCCTACAGCACAG TTACACGGCTAAAGCCTCATGCCTGCCAAGCAGCCGGGATCACCCCAACCTCTCCAGTGATAAGAAGGTCCAGCGAGCCCCAACTGTGCCACGGGAACAACAGCAAACCTCTGCCAGaccctgcccacagctcccattcgactccctgccatgggtatGCCCGcgcctccccctctccctccgTGAACAGCTACAGCGACCCAGACTCAGGGCACTACTGCCAACTGCACCCCACCTCACCCATCAGCAGAGACCGGCCAGCTCATGACACCAAGCAGATGCCAACAAAGAGCTATGTGGAGAGGCTAAAGgtggaggaaggacagagaGGGACTGTGGAGAACAGTTCTGGGGAAGCAGAGGCAGGGCAGAGGCTGAAAGCAGAGCCGGACTTCATGGGCTTTGTGCCCCCCGCCATGGAAACGACTTCCTCCTTCAaccctgctgccttccagtCCCTGCTCATCCCCCTGGAGAACAAACCCCTGGAGATGACCGTGCTCAAGAAGGTCaaagagctgctggcagaggtggATGTGAAGACACTGGCCAAACACATCACCAAAGTGGACTGCCTG GTCGCCCGGATATTGGGTGTGACGGTGGAGATGCAGCGGCTCATGGGGGTGAGCTCTGGCATGGAGCTGCTCACCCTGCCCCACGGCCACCAGCTCCGCCTCGACCTGCTGGAACG GTTTCACACCATGTCCATCATGATCGCCGTGGACATCCTGGGCTGCACGGGCAGCACGGAGGAGCGGGCGGCCCTGCTCCACAAAACCATCCAGCTGGCTGCCGAGCTGAAGAGCACCATGGGCAACAtgttcagttttgctgctgtgatGAATGCCCTGGAAATGACACAG ATTGCCCGGCTGGAGCAGACCTGGATGGTGCTGCGGCAGCGGCACACGGAGGGTGCGATCCTCTATGAGAAGAAGCTTAAGCCATTCCTGAAGAGCCTGAATGAAGGGAAAG GGCCGCCGCTGACCAACACCACCTTTCCCCACATCATACCCCTCGTGACTCTCCTGGAGCGGGACAAGGCTCTCACGGACAGCCTCGAGCCCTGGGAGGCCACCGACAACGGCGTGGAGGTGGTCATGGCCCACCTGGAGGCGGCACGGATGGTGGCCCACCATGGTGGGCTCTACCACACCAATGCTGAGGTGAAGCTGCAGG gtttCCAGGGCAGAGCGGAGCTGCTGGAGATCTTCAGCACCGAGTTCCAGCTGCGGCTGCTCTGGGGCAGCCGTGGggctgagagcagccaggcCGAGCGCTACGAGAAGTTCGACAAGGTCCTCACTGCCCTGTCCCACAAGCTGGAGCCAGCGGTGCGCTTTAGTGAGCTGTGA